A genome region from Mastacembelus armatus chromosome 8, fMasArm1.2, whole genome shotgun sequence includes the following:
- the samd9l gene encoding sterile alpha motif domain-containing protein 9-like: MADEPELLPKNWTESQVSAWLKSIGVKEQYIKKLYEEEVDGQILLALDEDFLKTKISMKSGPAHLIIQKRDELLNNQQKPQEKKKPTKGQKSEVELKNTKQKSDQRPPITSGDSPAQISLRDQDVLEERQTGQGHCMLTSKEDCKPRPFDQEAIDFLYVKHRVLQPESGAFNLISPCHEFKSFVIAADLDRTRLQAKFAKEVLKFAAGCMNIRSNGTIHFGVMDSKEDVGYVHGEIIGIPVKEKDIYVDALDYLERSVSSDKEHMRQCVRPPRFIEVMDRESTEKRYVVEVDIVPSVSIVKTKVYVVRLPNFKESTNKIEFEKETILRRVGSKTEPVSDLSDFYQRVKDRDAQREEAEKNQFLGVPQVCQDLGRKLKMLMTSGKKFIEKEKWFILITNRFTHDDLYSIDWLLNMSLFCVFDFDPDSKISGLCSRYLQHRAANMHSLQSYRISSDTSIKEFTSNLHLFEQTSWIFCNGCSDFKGSETPCDEMTWIQTKMTLLRESVSLICKQILPKGAFQVIFLLTSPVEKPILHTFYEFFTDMEGHEDIICICESQKNFQKWQSFAEGSCRTEIVNNFSVVGMKMSHVNATLQQLQPIKVCSKKHLPVVVKGTCLLETHKEECMCSLEILTVDHCDETSEDFIKEEKTNIDHQFYRGGRVTWLNFWLAEHVAENVGDIIERDAYHDVSKLLNDALKRNAEQTPVNCINIYHHPGSGGSTVARQVLWNNRKDLRCAVVKPSYSATIVAQHAVELREYEEKDPQNCVPVLLLIEDSEKEYLDDLKNELEVAINVKKIQYETLCFILLSCRRSYDPERRCKESALQNVAVTHKLSPEEKRKFARKRKVLEEQYEPQFILTFVLMSEEFTEEYVQQFVEHLLQDIDHQSVVTRLICYVALLNTYIQNSFISQSHCEALLALKIRLEKFRHHEFERSLSDQAKLVFLHLRDDKTHIESIEIIHPLVAKEILQQLLGPKTQSSLAMDLLRENVLFEHRYGREEYLSFLRALFIRRSRISKGDEYDSFFSPLIEHVCEDEKSPDKAIELLKEAFSRFHDDPFFAQQLARLHYTYEKFEEAEHWAETAARQKPKNSYILDTKGQVYRKWFQAKCKAIENVPKTAQNTADAVETALRALKCFQESEKAADEEMENVNSSGYFAEVEVGCSLLKLISSLQVFANKTNGHAECMKYLVTDYIPVDIEEAWEPFHGRLKKLHKTMQDALEWISEDLGFFQTDISADEDETHESPEEKISHPLKWLAKKSSEYGKYFSEPDQTKCLQNSQSIPANLTPFQKRMLICELGGGNMISVLSKLTDQKDAVHLLECILSLYPDTPIKARFVQRDIVNYITAHITLNCLSPQNQKVAPLKDLQALCHQFPSDKRKCLPNALFLLTLLFWPEEYDTDHEKETKYEIVQSAVEHLDKSYWTKIKEIPQRKRRLYTHFFLGSGNGLDKIVHKKKFESVTKLFSVSEKRMKWFRGEAWKKPEIAKMLKSVSGWTENGVVYLEGPQKKKFSILPLHVPSVPHSNENITFYLGFTFRGPVACNIIVKK, translated from the exons atgg CTGATGAACCTGAGCTGTTACCTAAGAACTGGACTGAATCACAAGTAAGCGCCTGGCTAAAATCTATTGGCGTGAAAGAGCAGTACATAAAAAAGCTCTATGAGGAAGAAGTAGATGGACAAATCCTTCTTGCACTGGATGAGGACTTTTTGAAGACTAAGATTTCCATGAAATCAGGGCCTGCTCATTTGATTATTCAAAAAAGAGATGAGCTCCTCAACAACCAGCAAAAACCTCAGGAGAAGAAAAAGCCCACCAAAGGCCAAAAAAGTGAAGTggagctgaaaaacacaaagcagaaatcAGATCAGCGTCCTCCGATAACAAGTGGAGATTCCCCTGCACAGATTTCTCTGAGAGATCAAGATGTCCTAGAGGAGAGACAGACTGGTCAGGGACATTGCATGTTGACTTCAAAGGAAGATTGCAAACCACGACCATTTGACCAAGAAGCGATTGATTTCCTATATGTAAAGCACAGAGTCCTGCAACCAGAATCAGGTGCTTTTAATCTGATATCTCCATGCCATGAATTTAAGTCTTTTGTCATAGCAGCTGACTTGGATCGCACAAGACTCCAAGCTAAATTTGCCAAAGAGGTTCTAAAATTTGCAGCTGGCTGTATGAATATCAGATCAAATGGCACTATACACTTTGGTGTAATGGACAGCAAGGAAGATGTAGGATACGTACATGGTGAGATAATTGGTATCCCTGTAAAAGAGAAGGACATTTATGTAGATGCTTTGGATTACCTTGAAAGAAGTGTCTCTTCTGATAAGGAGCATATGCGCCAGTGTGTGCGGCCACCAAGATTTATAGAGGTTATGGATCGAGAAAGTACAGAAAAGAGGTATGTGGTAGAGGTTGACATTGTGCCTTCAGTGAGTATTGTTAAGACCAAGGTGTATGTAGTTCGTCTTCCAAACTTCAAAGAGTCAACTAACAAAATAGAGTTTGAGAAAGAAACGATTCTGCGGAGGGTGGGTTCAAAAACTGAGCCAGTGAGTGACCTAAGTGATTTTTATCAGCGAGTCAAAGATCGGGATGCTCAAAGAGAAGAAGCTGAGAAAAACCAGTTCCTTGGTGTTCCGCAGGTCTGCCAGGATCTGGGTAGGAAACTCAAAATGCTAATGACTAGTGGAAAGAAATTCATTGAGAAGGAGAAGTGGTTCATTCTCATCACAAACAGATTCACACATGATGACCTTTACAGCATCGACTGGCTGCTTAACATGAGCTTGTTCTGTGTCTTTGACTTTGACCCAGACTCAAAGATTTCAGGTCTTTGCAGTAGATACCTTCAGCATCGTGCAGCAAATATGCACTCCCTTCAGAGCTATAGGATATCAAGCGACACAAGCATCAAGGAATTCACAAGTAACTTGCACCTGTTTGAGCAAACTAGCTGGATCTTCTGTAATGGGTGTTCCGACTTCAAAGGAAGTGAAACTCCTTGCGATGAAATGACGTGGATCCAGACAAAAATGACTTTGTTGAGGGAATCAGTGTCTTTGATCTGTAAACAAATCTTGCCAAAAGGGGCATTCCAGGTAATTTTCCTTCTCACATCACCAGTTGAGAAACCAATTTTGCACACCTTTTATGAGTTTTTCACAGACATGGAAGGCCATGAAGACATTATCTGCATTTGTGAATCACAGAAGAACTTCCAGAAGTGGCAGAGCTTTGCAGAGGGATCATGTAGGACAGAAATTGTAAACAATTTCAGTGTTGTTGGGATGAAAATGAGTCATGTAAATGCAACTCTGCAGCAATTACAACCCATAAAAGTATGTTCCAAAAAACACTTGCCAGTTGTTGTGAAAGGGACATGTCTTCTTGAAACACATAAAGAGGAATGCATGTGTTCTCTAGAAATTCTGACAGTTGATCATTGTGATGAAACAAGTGAAGATTTCATcaaagaggagaaaacaaatattGACCATCAATTCTACCGTGGCGGGAGAGTGACCTGGTTGAATTTCTGGCTTGCTGAGCATGTTGCTGAGAATGTTGGAGATATAATTGAAAGAGATGCTTATCATGATGTTTCCAAACTACTTAATGACGCTTTGAAAAGGAATGCTGAGCAAACCCCAGTGAACTGTATAAACATCTACCATCACCCAGGAAGTGGTGGAAGCACTGTGGCAAGACAAGTGCTGTGGAACAACAGGAAAGATCTAAGGTGTGCCGTTGTGAAGCCTTCATACTCTGCTACTATTGTTGCACAACATGCAGTTGAACTGAGAGAATATGAAGAAAAAGATCCACAGAACTGTGTTCCTGTGCTGCTCCTCATCGAAGACTCAGAGAAAGAATATCTTGATGATCTCAAGAATGAACTAGAGGTTGCCATAAAcgtaaaaaaaatccaatatgaaacactgtgtttcattttgttgaGCTGCAGGCGATCCTATGATCCAGAGAGGAGATGCAAAGAGTCAGCATTGCAGAATGTGGCAGTGACTCACAAACTGTCACctgaagagaagaggaagtTTGCTAGAAAACGTAAAGTGCTTGAGGAACAGTATGAGCCTCAGTTTATCCTGACGTTTGTCTTAATGAGCGAAGAATTCACTGAGGAATATGTTCAACAGTTCGTGGAACACTTGCTTCAAGACATCGACCATCAGTCTGTTGTCACTCGCCTCATCTGCTATGTAGCACTGTTGAACACTTACATACAAAACTCTTTCATCTCTCAGTCCCATTGTGAGGCTTTGCTTGCCTTAAAAATACGCTTGGAAAAGTTTCGCCATCATGAGTTTGAAAGGTCACTCAGCGATCAGGCTAAACTAGTCTTCCTGCACCTTCGAgatgacaaaacacacattgaATCCATCGAAATCATTCACCCACTGGTTGCAAAAGAAATTCTCCAACAACTTCTAGGACCTAAGACCCAAAGCAGTTTGGCAATGGATCTCCTCCGCGAGAACGTACTTTTTGAGCACAGATATGGAAGAGAGGAATATCTGTCATTTTTGAGAGCACTTTTCATAAGGCGGTCCAGAATAAGCAAAGGAGATGAATATGatagttttttctctcctctgatTGAACATGTGTGTGAAGATGAGAAAAGTCCAGATAAAGCCATTGAATTACTCAAAGAAGCGTTCAGTCGTTTTCATGATGATCCATTCTTTGCACAACAACTTGCTCGTCTTCATTATACATACGAAAAGTTTGAGGAGGCAGAACACTGGGCAGAGACAGCAGCCAGGCAGAAGCCCAAAAACTCATACATACTTGACACAAAAGGGCAAGTGTACAGGAAATGGTTTCAAGCAAAATGCAAAGCTATTGAAAATGTACCAAAGACAGCCCAAAATACAGCTGATGCTGTGGAGACTGCACTGAGAGCTCTGAAGTGTTTTCAAGAATCTGAGAAAGCAGCTGatgaagaaatggaaaatgtaaacagttcaGGGTATTTTGCTGAAGTTGAAGTTGGATGCAGCCTGCTCAAACTGATCTCTTCATTGCAAGTGTTTGCAAACAAAACCAATGGTCATGCAGAATGTATGAAATACCTGGTGACAGATTACATACCTGTTGACATTGAAGAAGCCTGGGAACCATTTCATGGTCGTTTGAAGAAACTTCACAAGACAATGCAAGATGCCTTGGAATGGATTTCAGAAGACCTTGGTTTCTTTCAGACAGACATCAGTGCAGATGAAGACGAGACCCATGAAAGTCCTGAGGAGAAGATAAGTCATCCGCTGAAATGGCTGGCAAAAAAGTCTTCTGAGTATGGGAAGTACTTCAGTGAACCCGATCAAACTAAATGTCTTCAGAATAGCCAGTCAATCCCAGCCAATCTAACACCTTTCCAAAAACGCATGCTCATCTGTGAACTTGGCGGTGGAAACATGATATCTGTGCTCTCTAAGCTAACTGACCAAAAGGATGCGGTACATCTTCTAGAGTGCATCCTTTCTCTCTACCCTGACACTCCAATAAAAGCCAGGTTTGTTCAGAGGGATATTGTCAATTACATAACAGCCCACATTACTCTGAACTGCCTGTCACCACAAAATCAAAAAGTGGCTCCTCTGAAAGATCTACAGGCACTCTGTCATCAATTCCCAAGTGATAAAAGGAAATGCTTACCAAATGCTCTGTTCTTGCTTACCTTGCTATTTTGGCCAGAGGAGTATGACACGGACCACGAGAAGGAAACCAAATATGAAATTGTGCAGTCAGCTGTTGAACACTTGGATAAAAGCTACTGGACCAAGATAAAGGAGATTCCTCAGCGGAAGAGAAGGCTTTACACCCATTTTTTCCTGGGCAGTGGGAATGGACTGGATAAAATTGTTCACAAGAAAAAGTTTGAAAGCGTCACAAAGTTGTTCTCAGTCTCTGAGAAACGCATGAAATGGTTTAGGGGTGAGGCATGGAAGAAGCCAGAGATTGCCAAGATGCTGAAAAGTGTCTCTGGATGGACTGAAAATGGAGTAGTTTACCTTGAAGGTCCTCAGAAAAAGAAATTCAGCATACTGCCACTTCATGTACCTTCAGTGCCTCATAGtaatgaaaacatcacattcTACCTGGGATTTACGTTCAGAGGACCTGTTGCCTGCAACATCATAGTGAAGAAATAG